In Dasypus novemcinctus isolate mDasNov1 chromosome 10, mDasNov1.1.hap2, whole genome shotgun sequence, one DNA window encodes the following:
- the SART1 gene encoding U4/U6.U5 tri-snRNP-associated protein 1, with the protein MGSSKKHRGEKEAAGTTTAAGTGSAPEQPPRHREHKKHKHRSGGGGGSSGGERRKRSRERGGERGGGRRGAEAEARGGAHGRERGQAEPSERRVKREKRDDGYEAAASSKTTSGDASSLSIEETNKLRAKLGLKPLEVNAVKKEAGTKEEPVAADIINPMALRQREELREKLAAAKEKRLLNQKLGKIKTLGEDDPWLDDTAAWIERSRQLQKEKDLAEKRAKLLEEMDQEFGVSTLVEEEFGQRRQDLYSARDLQGLTVEHAIDSFREGETMILTLKDKGVLQEEEDVLVNVNLVDKERAEKNVELRKKKPDYLPYAEDESVDDLAQQKPRSILSKYDEELEGERPHSFRLEQGGMADGLRERELEEIRTKLRLQAQSLSTTGPRLASEYLTPEEMVTFKKSKRRVKKIRKKEKEVVVRADDLLPLGDQTQDGDFGSRLRGRGRRRVPEADEEAQEEEEKEQPVPQPPQSDDTRVENMDISDEEEGGVLRSGSPEVLEEDEAELELQKQLEKGRRLRQLQQLRDSGEKVVEIVKKLESRQRGWEEDEDPERKGAIVFNATSEFCRTLGEIPTYGLAGNREEQEELMDFERDEERSANGGSESDGEENIGWSTVNLDEEKQQQDFSASSTTILDEEPIVNRGLAAALLLCQNKGLLETTVQKVARVKAPNKSLPSAVYCIEDKMAIDDKYSRREEYRGFTQDFKEKDGYKPDVKIEYVDETGRKLTPKEAFRQLSHRFHGKGSGKMKTERRMKKLDEEALLKKMSSSDTPLGTVALLQEKQKAQKTPYIVLSGSGKSMNANTITK; encoded by the exons ATGGGGTCGTCCAAGAAGCACCGCGGCGAGAAGGAAGCGGCCGGCACGACGACGGCGGCCGGCACCGGGAGCGCCCCGGAGCAGCCGCCGCGACATCGGGAGCATAAGAAGCACAAGCACcggagcggcggcggcggcggcagcagcggCGGCGAACGACGCAAGCGGAGCCGGGAGCGCGGGGGCGAGCGCGgaggcgggcggcgcggggccgaGGCCGAGGCCCGCGGCGGCGCGCACGGGCGGGAGCGGGGCCAGGCGGAGCCCTCCGAGCGGCGCGTGAAGCGGGAGAAGCGCGATGACGGCTACGAGGCGG CCGCCAGCTCCAAAACCACTTCAGGAGATGCCTCATCGCTCAGCATCGAGGAGACCAA TAAACTCCGGGCAAAGTTGGGGCTGAAACCTTTGGAGGTCAATGCTGTCAAGAAGG AGGCGGGCACCAAGGAGGAGCCCGTGGCCGCAGACATCATCAACCCCATGGCCTTGCGGCAGCGAGAGGAGCTGCGGGAGAAGCTGGCGGCTGCCAAGGAAAAGCGCCTGCTGAACCAAAAGCTGGG GAAGATAAAGACGTTGGGGGAGGATGACCCCTGGCTGGATGATACCGCGGCCTGGATCGAGAGGAGCCGGCAGCTGCAGAAGGAGAAGGACTTGGCAGAGAAGAGG GCCAAGCTGCTGGAAGAGATGGACCAAGAGTTCGGCGTCAGTACACTGGTGGAGGAAGAGTTTGGGCAGAGGCGGCAG GACCTGTACAGTGCCCGGGACCTGCAGGGCCTCACCGTGGAGCACGCCATCGATTCCTTCCGAGAAGGGGAGACCATGATCCTCACCCTCAAGGACAAAG GCGTGctgcaggaggaggaggatgtgCTGGTGAACGTGAACCTGGTGGACAAGGAGCGGGCAGAGAAGAACGTGGAGCTGCGGAAGAAGAAGCCCGACTACCTGCCCTACGCCGAGGACGAGAGCGTGGATGACTTGGCACAG CAAAAACCCCGCTCCATCCTGTCAAAGTATGACGAGGAGCTCGAGGGGGAGCGGCCCCACTCCTTCCGTTTGGAGCAGGGTGGCATGGCTGATGGCCTGCGGGAGAGGGAGCTGGAAGAGATCCGGACCAAGCTGCGCCTACAGGCTCAGTCCCTGAGCACAACGGGGCCCCGGCTCGCCTCTGAGTACCTCACACCCGAGGAGATG GTGACCTTTAAAAAGTCCAAGCGGAGGGTGAAGAAAATCCgcaagaaggagaaggaggtggTGGTGCGGGCCGATGACCTGCTGCCTCTCGGGGACCAGACTCAAGACGGGGACTTTGGCTCCAG ATtgcggggccggggccggcgcCGAGTGCCCGAGGCTGACGAGGAGgcccaggaggaggaggaaaaggagcagCCAGTGCCTCAGCCCCCCCAGTCGGACGACACCCGCGTGGAGAACATGGACATCAGTGACGAAG AGGAGGGTGGAGTTCTGCGATCTGGGTCACCAGAAGTGCTGGAGGAGGACGAGGCAGAGCTGGAGCTACAGAAGCAGCTGGAGAAAGGGCGCCGGCTGCGGCAGCTCCAGCAGCTGCGGGACAGTGGCGAGAAG GTGGTGGAGATCGTGAAGAAGCTGGAGTCCCGCCAGCGGGGCTGGGAGGAGGACGAGGACCCCGAGCGGAAGGGGGCCATCGTGTTCAACGCCACCTCGGAGTTCTGCCGGACGCTGGGGGAGATCCCCACCTACGGGCTGGCCGGCAAccgggaggagcaggaggagctgATG GACTTTGAGCGGGACGAGGAGCGCTCGGCCAATGGTGGCTCCGAATCCGATGGGGAGGAGAACATCGGCTGGAGTACGGTCAACCTGGACgaggagaagcagcagcaggac TTCTCTGCCTCCTCCACCACCATCCTGGACGAGGAGCCCATCGTGAACCGAGGGCTGGCAGCTGCCCTGCTCCTGTGTCAGAACAAAG GGCTGCTGGAGACCACGGTGCAGAAGGTGGCCCGGGTGAAGGCGCCCAACAAGTCGCTGCCGTCCGCCGTGTACTGCATCGAGGACAAGAT GGCCATCGACGACAAGTACAGCCGGCGGGAGGAGTACCGCGGCTTCACCCAGGACTTCAAGGAGAAGGACGGCTACAAGCCCGACGTCAAGATCGAGTACGTGGACGAGACGGGCCGCAAGCTCACGCCCAAGGAG GCTTTCCGGCAGCTGTCCCACCGCTTCCACGGCAAGGGCTCAGGCAAGATGAAGACTGAGCGGCGGATGAAGAAGCTGGACGAGGAGGCG CTGCTGAAGAAGATGAGCTCCAGCGACACGCCCCTGGGCACCGTGGCCTTGCTGCAGGAGAAGCAGAAGGCCCAGAAGACCCCGTACATCGTGCTCAGCGGCAGCGGCAAGAGCATGAACGC GAACACCATCACCAAGTGA
- the TSGA10IP gene encoding testis-specific protein 10-interacting protein: MSSLAAGVKVQGSLGSSDCGLVQGEQRRSRSAGQTAKKDQGPLGRNKKGHGSAEAEDLLASPPRKPSFPFQWAWQSFVPNGCPAAPGPDLVAPGARVLPLPPTGCQPQLRRKSRRKSTASLPQPRGLGGKTERQDSARRRQPGAWGGKGGHPAREAPGDRGLWPSRKRSGSACEEAAEEEALGAEEAGRGLSPGELPQLPRRGSLWEELGSAEETEEGEEGEHRARHRGRAGSRRRGKKPGEEPLGEVQGPSQGSSSSPSSLQGSQRRTSKAKELEGPWDLEKLQRHLQKDLEERGLCGPQKQPWKVLRDTIQASSRGGKAQALGDDETPPSASVPNRTFHKRQEATRHLLKTWEKQQQEERQRAEMRRAREQRVQQQVARCLAAYVPRGSRGPVAAQRKLEELRRQERQRFAEYQAELRGIQHRVQARPYLFQQAMQANARLTVSRRFSQVLSALGLDEERLLVEVGKGDTEGTSRKPRSHRSGGPRMEHASQSPPRTDSRPNGSQPDGPSAPSLDLESSPSDQN, encoded by the exons ATGAGCAGCCTCGCGGCTGGAGTCAAGGTCCAG GGCAGCCTGGGGAGCAGTGACTGCGGGCTAGTTCAGGGCGAGCAGCGGAGGTCTCGGAGCGCGGGGCAGACAGCCAAGAAGGACCAGGGACCCTTGGGCCGGAACAAGAAAGGACATGGCTCTGCCGAGGCCGAGGA CCTCTTGGCCTCTCCTCCCCGGAAGCCCTCCTTCCCCTTCCAGTGGGCCTGGCAGAGCTTCGTCCCCAACGGCTGCCCTGCAGCCCCCGGCCCGGACCTGGTGGCCCCGGGCGCCAGGGTGCTGCCACTGCCCCCCACGGGCTGCCAGCCGCAGCTCCGGCGCAAGTCCAGGCGCAAGTCCACGGccagcctcccccagccccgcGGCCTCGGCGGGAAGACGGAGAGGCAGGACTCGGCCAGGAGACGGCAGCCGGGGGCCTGGGGCGGCAAGGGGGGGCACCCGGCACGGGAGGCGCCCGGCGACAGGGGCCTCTGGCCGTCCAGGAAGAGGTCGGGGTCTGCGTGCGAGGAGGCTGCTGAGGAGGAAGCGCTGGGAGCCGAGGAGGCCGGCAGGGGTCTGAGCCCCGGGGAGCTGCCCCAGCTCCCCAGGAGGGGCTCGCTCTGGGAGGAGCTGGGGTCCGCCGAGGAGACAGAGGAGGGCGAGGAGGGGGAGCACAGGGCCCGCCACAGAGGGCGGGCTGGTTCTCGAAGGAGGGGGAAGAAGCCTGGGGAGGAGCCCCTGGGCGAAGTGCAAGGCCCCAGCCAGGggagcagctccagccccagcaGCCTGCAGGGGTCGCAGAGGAGGACGTCCAAGGCCAAGGAGCTGGAGGGGCCGTGGGACCTGGAGAAGCTGCAGAGGCACTTACAGAAAGACTTGGAGGAGCGGGGCCTCTGCG GCCCCCAGAAGCAGCCCTGGAAAGTTCTACGGGATACCATCCAGGCCTCCAGCCGCGGCGGGAAGGCCCAGGCCTTGGGAGATGATGAGACGCCCCCGTCTGCCAGCGTCCCTAACCGCACCTTCCACAAACGGCAGGAGGCCACCAG acacctgctgaagacctgggagaagcagcagcaggaggagcGGCAGCGGGCTGAGATGCGCCGGGCCCGGGAGCAGCGGGTACAGCAGCAGGTGGCTCGCTGCCTAGCTGCCTATGTGCCCAGAGGGAGCCGGGGGCCAGTGGCTGCCCAGCGCAAGCTAGAGGAGCTGAG GCGCCAAGAGCGACAGCGCTTTGCCGAGTACCAGGCGGAGCTGCGGGGCATCCAGCACAGGGTGCAGGCCCGGCCCTACCTGTTCCAGCAGGCCATGCAG gCCAATGCCCGGCTCACTGTGAGCCGGCGCTTCTCCCAGGTGCTGTCAGCACTGGGCCTGGATGAGGAGCGGCTGCTGGTTGAGGTGGGCAAGGGGGACACGGAAGGCACCTCCAGGAAACCCAG GAGCCACAGGTCAGGAGGGCCGAGAATGGAGCACGCTTCTCAGAGCCCCCCGAGGACAGATTCTAGACCCAACGGCAGCCAGCCTGACGGGCCCTCTGCTCCCAGCTTGGATCTGGAGTCCAGTCCCTCCGATCAAAATTAA